In one Mycobacterium heckeshornense genomic region, the following are encoded:
- a CDS encoding cold shock domain-containing protein — MDSWSLGTVQWFNSEKGFGFIEDEHVARPVFVDYRCIDMPGFKTLASGQRVAYRYRRTRSGPEAIHVRPLATTGALLDVTAQRSPGEAASAASAHQPRGQHQVEAMQ, encoded by the coding sequence GTGGATAGCTGGTCGCTGGGAACCGTCCAGTGGTTCAATTCCGAGAAGGGCTTCGGCTTCATCGAGGACGAACACGTCGCCCGACCGGTGTTCGTCGATTACCGGTGCATCGACATGCCGGGGTTTAAAACGTTGGCCAGCGGGCAGCGGGTGGCCTACCGGTACCGAAGGACACGAAGCGGTCCGGAAGCGATCCACGTGCGTCCCCTGGCCACCACCGGCGCCCTGCTGGATGTGACTGCGCAACGGTCGCCCGGTGAGGCGGCATCAGCGGCGAGCGCCCACCAGCCGCGCGGGCAGCACCAGGTCGAAGCGATGCAGTAG